In the genome of Dermacentor silvarum isolate Dsil-2018 chromosome 1, BIME_Dsil_1.4, whole genome shotgun sequence, one region contains:
- the LOC119436294 gene encoding zinc finger transcription factor family protein 17-like, with translation MLYLELRMLSPTCAAVALALRTEMITCGNATPGTALSTSRVVMHSCKFCDKTFSNRSNLKKHIRNLHGVAALQNFVQEEANIPSKKRTLACDLCPKIFATLRALRQHHESEHNFEVEVETLTFDTYADFLSWKDNVESETCSHFVASTGRKENSPGVFRRYLNCHRSGTYIELPTKLRERQVKVQGSTKTGIHCFAMLEVTERDNKVFVVFQKNHYGHLNEIAHQRLSVAEKKVIAGRLAEGVPPKTILQKIKAGTSAASSRMKTCHKRGPSEHPR, from the exons ATGCTGTACCTAGAGCTGCGCATGCTGTCGCCCACGTGCGCCGCTGTCGCTCTTGCCTTGCGCACTGAGATGATCACCTGTGGAAACGCTACGCCTGGGACCGCTTTGTCTACTTCGCGCGTCGTGATGCATTCTTGCAAATTTTGCGACAAGACTTTTTCTAATCGTAGTAATTTAAAAAAGCACATAAGAAATCTTCACGGAGTAGCAGCTTTGCAGAATTTCGTACAGGAGGAGGCAAATATACCCAGTAAGAAACGAACCCTCGCATGCGATTTGTGTCCCAAGATTTTTGCAACGCTTCGTGCCTTGCGGCAACACCACGAGAGTGAGCATAACTTCGAAGTGGAAGTGGAGACATTGACGTTTGACACGTATGCAG ATTTCCTGTCTTGGAAAGATAATGTGGAGAGCGAGACTtgcagccattttgttgcttctactggaagaaaagaaaattcgcCAGGAGTGTTCAGGCGATATCTAAATTGTCACCGTTCCGGGACATATATAGAACTCCCTACAAAGCTGCGCGAACGTCAGGTTAAAGTGCAAGGCAGCACCAAAACAGGCATACATTGCTTTGCAATGCTTGAGGTTACAGAAAGGGATAACAAAGTCTTTGTAGTATTTCAGAAGAACCACTATGGACACCTGAATGAGATAGCTCATCAGAGGCTCTCTgtggctgaaaaaaaagtaattgcaG GTAGACTAGCAGAAGGAGTGCCACCGAAGACCATTTTGCAAAAAATCAAGGCAGGCACAAGTGCAGCTAGCAGTCGGATGAAAACTTGTCACAAGAGAGGACCTTCGGAACATCCGCGATAA